The following proteins are encoded in a genomic region of Phragmites australis chromosome 9, lpPhrAust1.1, whole genome shotgun sequence:
- the LOC133929381 gene encoding uncharacterized protein LOC133929381, which produces MGNSLPLPCVCHDASEAGTIAGAKKRRRRRKKLACRDVVPVDTLEDGDGEVVAVEEDRVKEARPGCRVEPAGYGEDGGVRVKIVMKRKDVAELVLRLERRRTAERKDRMEELNTYLGGGGSVVVMSPCRDAWRPQLASIPEN; this is translated from the coding sequence ATGGGCAACAGCCTGCCGTTGCCATGCGTGTGCCACGATGCCAGCGAGGCTGGCACCATAGCCGGAGCcaagaaaaggaggaggaggaggaagaagctcGCCTGCAGGGACGTGGTTCCGGTGGACACGTtggaggacggcgacggcgaggtggtggcggtggaggaggacaGGGTCAAGGAAGCGCGGCCCGGGTGCCGCGTGGAGCCGGCCGGCTACGGCGAGGACGGCGGGGTGCGGGTGAAGATCGTGATGAAGAGGAAGGACGTGGCGGAGCTGGTGTTGAGGCTGGAGCGGCGCCGCACCGCGGAGAGGAAGGACAGGATGGAGGAGCTCAACACGTacctcggcggcggtggcagcgtCGTCGTGATGAGCCCGTGCCGGGATGCGTGGCGGCCGCAGCTCGCGAGCATACCGGAGAACTAG
- the LOC133929378 gene encoding small ribosomal subunit protein eS12 → MAEDTPAPVEAAAPTPVLGEPMDLMTALQLVMKKSGAHDGLVKGLREAAKAIEKHAAQLCVLAEDCDQPDYVKLVKALCAEHNVHLVTVPSAKTLGEWSGLCKIDSEGKARKVVGCSCVVVKDYGEESEGLNIVQEYVKSH, encoded by the exons ATGGC GGAGGACACCCCAGCCCCAGTTGAGGCAGCTGCCCCAACCCCGGTTCTTGGAGAGCCCATGGACTTAATGACTGCTCTGCAGCTTGTGATGAAGAAGTCCGGTGCTCATGATGGGCTTGTCAAGGGGCTCCGTGAGGCTGCCAAGGCAATCGAGAAGCACGCTGCCCAGCTTTGTGTGCTTGCTGAGGATTGTGACCAGCCCGATTACGTCAAATTAGTGAAGGCACTCTGTGCTGAGCATAATGTTCACTTGGTCACTGTGCCTAGTGCAAAAACACTTGGCGAGTGGTCTGGG CTTTGCAAAATCGACTCTGAGGGTAAGGCAAGGAAGGTTGTGGGCTGTTCCTGTGTTGTTGTAAAG GACTATGGTGAAGAATCAGAGGGTCTTAACATAGTGCAGGAATATGTCAAGTCACACTAG